The Cytobacillus oceanisediminis genomic interval GACGACCGTAACATTTAGAATTCCATCAAAAGGATTTGCATCCGGGGAAATCTTCATACCGCCTCCATAGAATGGCTGATTGGAAATAGTAATAAACCAGGCTGAGCTAAAATGGAGTTTTTTGCCATCAATGACGATTTCAAGATCAGAGCATTTATAGGTAAACAGCTCTTTTACAAGAAAGAGAGCGTATACAAATTTGCCCAGAGATAACTGATTCAAGATACCTTTCATCCTTGAACTGTTTACTTTCCGGGAAATCAGTGCATCAAATCCAGCACCCATATTATTAATAAAATATGTTTTTTTCCCATCTATGTGTCTAATCATTCCGATATCAGCTTTCACAGAAGAATGATTGATCCCCTTAAGGATTGAGTTTAAAGACTCTGCGGGGTCTTTAGGAACTCCAAAGCCCCGCGAAAAATCATTCCCAGATCCTCCCGGAATAAATCCGACAGTCACATTCTGATGCCTCGCAGCGCCATTCATAATCTCATGAACCGTCCCGTCTCCGCCCACAGCAACAAGATACAATCTTTGCCCGCCTGCCTGTTCTGCATAAATCTTCGCCAATTCCCTGGCATGGCCGTGATATTCTGTCCTAACTGCAGAGTAAGAGATATTTTCCTCTTTCAGCATCATCTCAACTTTTTTCCAGACTTTCAGACAATAGCCATTTTTCGCCTGCGGGTTAATAATGAACTTAAGCTCTTCCCTGCTATGAGCTTTATCTTCGAGGGAATTTTCATGATTCATCCCGATTCTCCCACTCCAGCCTTTTGACTGATGCAGTCTGGCAATATTGAAGCAGTGCCTGTGCCCCTTTTAATTGAACATGCTTAAGAGGCGAACGCTGGCTTCTCATTGTCTGAAACCATTGATCATAGTTCCTTTTCTCGATTAGCTGAACATCAATAGGAGCTGCTGGATAATCAATATAGCCATTTCGGGTAAGTACAGCTTTTTTAATCGGCAATTCAATAGAATGAATTTCAAATATTTTACGGACAATCTTTTCAGTTCTATTTAATGCAAGCAGCGGATTCAGGACCTTCCTTTCTTCCCCTTTTCCCTTTTTTGTCCAGAATCTATCCTTCGAACCTGAGAATACCGCTGAATCTTCTTCCTCCAAAAAGCTGATGCACCATACCTCTGTCGGACTTATAACAATGATTTCTGTTTCCACCGGCGCCTTTTTCAGTAAAAAGATCGGATTGTACATGACAAGATACGTATCCGGATATCTTTGCAAAAAATACTTTAGCTTCTCATCATAATAGTAATGCTTATCGGGAAATGATTTTTCCGTTAGTGTGGAGGTTGCCCATTT includes:
- a CDS encoding diacylglycerol/lipid kinase family protein: MNHENSLEDKAHSREELKFIINPQAKNGYCLKVWKKVEMMLKEENISYSAVRTEYHGHARELAKIYAEQAGGQRLYLVAVGGDGTVHEIMNGAARHQNVTVGFIPGGSGNDFSRGFGVPKDPAESLNSILKGINHSSVKADIGMIRHIDGKKTYFINNMGAGFDALISRKVNSSRMKGILNQLSLGKFVYALFLVKELFTYKCSDLEIVIDGKKLHFSSAWFITISNQPFYGGGMKISPDANPFDGILNVTVVHNISRIKLLIVFASVFKGRHIGFKEVTVLQGQNISIRSSHPIPAHADGEALGSTPISASVCPEALPVIIGNGKDG
- a CDS encoding nuclease-related domain-containing protein; this encodes MGQLIKLQDYVSRYQQDIFVYPSRFVRLKKQQWDKWHKAWETNESFNPQSGQQYTAGTEDWPEEEKEPLMEKLKGLLKQGKNEELEENKAAGNELKKEEDVLEFEASFAVRPETIENLKHQFLDQLYRFQMKWATSTLTEKSFPDKHYYYDEKLKYFLQRYPDTYLVMYNPIFLLKKAPVETEIIVISPTEVWCISFLEEEDSAVFSGSKDRFWTKKGKGEERKVLNPLLALNRTEKIVRKIFEIHSIELPIKKAVLTRNGYIDYPAAPIDVQLIEKRNYDQWFQTMRSQRSPLKHVQLKGAQALLQYCQTASVKRLEWENRDES